The following nucleotide sequence is from Firmicutes bacterium ASF500.
GGTTGAATGTTCCGCATTGTCCGTCCAGAATCATATGGAATGCCTGCTCGGGGGAATGGGACGGCTTATAGCACCGCTCGCTGACCAGGGCGTCGTACACATCCGCCACGGACACAATTTGGGCTGTGATCGGGATGTCCTCCCCCTTTAACCCGTCCGGATAGCCCTTGCCGTCATACCGCTCATGGTGCCAGCGGCAGATGTCGTAGGTCAGCTGAATGAGAGGGCTCACCTTTTGTCCCCGGCGCAGGGCGTCCACCATATTGGCCCCCGCCATAGCGTGGCCCTTCATGACCTGGAACTCTTCCTCGGTAAACTTGCCCGGCTTATTCAAAATTTCCTCCGGTACGGTCATCTTGCCGATGTCATGGAGAGAGGAGGCGGTACAGATCAGACGTTTCTCCTCACTTGAGAAGGAGTACTGATCCGATACCCTCGTCAGCTCCTCCAGCAGCATTTCTGTGATGGTTCGGATATTCCGGACGTGGTTTCCGCTCTCGCCGTTGCGGGTCTCCACGATATGGGAAAGGATGGAGACCATGGCCGAATTGGTCTCGTTTTTCTGAATCACCTCGTTCACCAGGGCATTGGACAGCTCCTGCTGCCTGCCAGAAAGGTCAATGATATCGTCGATACGGTGACAGATCACCCGCTCGTTGAACGGACGCTGGATCAGCTCGCTGGCGCCCAGGTTGTAGGCGGTTTCAATGTTTTCAGAGGTATAGTCTGAGGAAACCATGATGACCGGCAGAAAGTCCAGCCAGCCCCGCTCCTTCATGGCCCTGAGAAGGGCAAAGCCGTCCATATTGGGCATCACAAGGTCCGTGAGAACCAGCGAAAATTCCTCCGCATGGTCATCCAGGAGCAGCAGTGCCTCTTTGCCGTCACCGGCCTCTTCCAAAAAGTAGTCCTTTTCCAGCATACTCGTCATGACCGCGCGGTTGAATCTCGAGTCATCCACCACTAGGATCTTATATTTCTTCTTTGCTTCAAGCATAAATAATTCCTCCAGAGTTTTGGCTATGGCAAAGATATGCCCCGGCGCATATCAAATGATGTATATTTTGTGAACAAAAATCGCATATCCTGTAAATGTTGGCACTCCGCCGATAAAAGTGCTAATTTTTGGCGCCTGGCAGGGGCATATCCGGGGTGTAAAAGCGGCAGCCGCAGCGGCCGTTTTCTTTTACCTGGTACAAGGCCGTGTCAGCGTCATGGTACATCTCATCGGTATAGCCTTTTGGGGAAAAGACCCCGCCTACGCTGAGAGAGACTTGGGGCAGGCCGTCCGTGGGGTTACGGAGGGCGTCGTTGATGGTCTTGATCTTCTCCTCAATCTGAGCCTGCTGTCCCCTGTCAACGCCGGTCAGGATCACGGAGAACTCATCGCCTCCCACCCGGGCGGGAAAATCAGTAGAGCGGAAGCTCTCTCCCAGCAGCCTGGCCACTTTTTTCAGTACCTTGTCCCCAACCTCGTGGCCATAGCCATCGTTTACCAGCTTGAATTGATCCACGTCAATCAGCAATAGCGCAATGGGCTGTGCCTTGACCCGCAGCACCTCCTTTACATGGTCAAAGGCGCCCCGGTTCATCAGGCCGGTCAGAGGGTCGTGTTCAGCCTGGTGGCGCAGCAGAATCTCGTTGGCGGCGTTGACCTCATAAATATCATTATAAGTAAGCGCCAGGTATTTGAACTCATAAGCGCCGGTGATCTCAATCAGTTTTCCCTTGCGGATACAGTTGACATAGACCTTCAGGGGCTTAACGATCAGGAAAATGATCATGAGGAAGATCAGTACGTTTTGAACAAACAGCAGACTGAAGAGACCGCGTTCCAGCCACATGGTATGATGCAGATCCTCCACGCTGGCCTCTTGGCGCATTTGGGTAGACTGAAGGACATCGCTTAAAAAATAATTGATATTGCTGGTGATAAGCTGCTTTTGTGCCTGGTATTCCGTGCCAAACACCATCTTGCGGGCAGTGTCCAGCTTCTGCTCCGGGGAGAGGTTCTGGTGGGCTTCGGAGAGTGCAGCGGAGCGGACCTCCTCAGGCAGGGCGGAGAGGTCCAGACCGCCCGCCTCAGCGGCCAGACGCATGGCGTATGTCTCCCGCTCCATCAGCTGGTTGGAAAGATCCATCGCCGTTTGCAAAAAGCCCTCGGCCTGCGGGCTGGCCCGGCCGCCCAGCTGCTCCAGAGCCTGATCCCGGCGGCGGGTCTCATTCACCTCGGTAAAGTAGTTCCCGGCGTATTCCGGGTTCAGGTCTACCACAAATAAATGCACCTGCTCGGTCAGATAATCGGAACCGTCCGAAACCAGGGCGGCGTTCTCCTGGCAGTCAATATACAGATTGGTGGCGGCTACCATGGTTTCGTAGTTTCGCGACGCCTGAAACGTAACAATCAGCAGGGAGATATACAGCGCACAGGAGATTAAAATCATGATAACATTCAGCGTGCGTACTTTGAAACCCTTCACGCGGCTTGGATAGCCGGTCTTCTTTTGTTCACAAGCATCCATAGTCAACATCCTCTCCGGCAGGCAAATCTATTTTGGGAAAGCCATATGATACCATATCAAAATGTAAGTTGTCAATCTATTCCTAATATCCCTTACGGCTTTTTCGCGGATTCTGAGTGTAAAATCTATTATTATATATTTTATGAACAAAATTAGTTGCTTTTGTAAATATTAGCACTCTTGTATTGACAGTGCTAATTCACCGTGCTATAACGAGCTTGTTCCAGGGGAGAAGGCCAAAAAGGGCCCCTCAACGGAACATTTCAGAAAAAATGGAGGAATGACTTATGATGCGCAGTATTTTTGGTGAGAACCTGTTTGACGATTTCTTTGGCAACGACCTTGACCTGTTCCCGGCCCTGCCCGGCAGCAAAGCGCTGTATGGCAAGCACGCCAAGAACCTGATGAAGACCGACGTGCGGGAGACCGAAAACAGCTATGAGCTGGATATCGACCTGCCCGGTTTCAAGAAGGACGAGGTCACCTTGGAGCTGAAGGACGGCTATCTGTCCATCAGTGCCGCAAAGGGCCTGGATAAGGACGAGCAGGACAAACAGGGCAGGTATATCCGTCAGGAGCGCTATGCCGGCACCTGCAGCCGCAGCTTCTATGTGGGTGAGGACGTGGAGCCTGCGGACGTGTCCGCCCGGTTTGAGGACGGCATCCTGAAGGTGTCTCTCCCCAAGAGAGAGCAGGAGCGTCTGCCCCAGTCCAATCGGATTGCCATTGAATAACGGATCTCATCTGTCAAGCAGCAAGATTGCAAAAAGCGGAGCGGTCAGCCTGAACCGGGCTGACCGCTCCGACTCTGAAAAAGCGAAAAACTTTCTTGCGTCCGCAAGGCTGGAGAATCCATGTGCGCTCCGAGCTCTAATCAGGGTTTAATATGGCTAATGCAGGATGTCCTTTTCTGGAATATCTTTTGGAAAGAGGGATACGAATATGCGTATATTTTGCTGGCGGAGGATGAGTGCGACCTGAATCAGATCATCCGGCAAAAGCTGACATCGGACGGGTATGTGGTCGATTGCTGCTTTGACGGTGAGGAGGCCATGGATTATATGGCCTGCGCCGACTATGACGCCATTATTCCGGACATTATGATGCCCCAAAAGGACGGCCTGGAGGTTCTGTGCGCTCCCTGCGGCAGTCCGGGAAAGGGACTCCAGTCCTGTTCTTGAC
It contains:
- a CDS encoding putative Hsp20 family chaperone; translation: MMRSIFGENLFDDFFGNDLDLFPALPGSKALYGKHAKNLMKTDVRETENSYELDIDLPGFKKDEVTLELKDGYLSISAAKGLDKDEQDKQGRYIRQERYAGTCSRSFYVGEDVEPADVSARFEDGILKVSLPKREQERLPQSNRIAIE